In Methylotenera mobilis JLW8, the following are encoded in one genomic region:
- a CDS encoding P-II family nitrogen regulator — MKKIEAIIKPFKLDEVREALSEIGVNGLTVTEVKGFGRQKGHTELYRGAEYVVDFLPKIKLELVVADAIVDSAVDAIINAAHTGKIGDGKIFVSSVEQVVRIRTGETGEAAV, encoded by the coding sequence ATGAAAAAAATCGAAGCGATTATTAAGCCATTCAAATTAGATGAAGTGCGTGAAGCTTTATCTGAAATTGGTGTGAATGGCTTAACCGTGACAGAAGTAAAAGGTTTCGGTCGTCAAAAAGGGCATACAGAACTATACCGCGGTGCTGAGTATGTGGTTGATTTCTTACCAAAAATTAAACTAGAGCTAGTTGTAGCTGATGCGATTGTTGATTCTGCAGTGGATGCGATTATCAATGCCGCACATACCGGAAAAATCGGGGATGGTAAGATTTTTGTAAGCAGCGTAGAGCAAGTCGTACGTATCAGAACCGGTGAAACAGGCGAAGCCGCTGTCTAA
- a CDS encoding DMT family protein, with amino-acid sequence MPVIVKTILLLTISNVFMTFAWYAHLKNLNNKPWIIAALVSWGVALLEYLFQVPANRIGFTVMSLAQLKILQEVITLAVFVPFAVFYMQQPMKLDFLWAGLCLMGAVYFMFRA; translated from the coding sequence ATGCCCGTCATTGTAAAAACAATCCTACTCCTTACCATTTCTAACGTATTCATGACGTTTGCATGGTATGCCCATTTAAAAAATCTTAATAACAAACCTTGGATTATTGCTGCGTTGGTAAGCTGGGGTGTTGCGCTGCTGGAGTATTTGTTCCAAGTACCGGCTAACCGCATTGGTTTTACTGTGATGTCGCTTGCGCAGCTAAAGATATTGCAAGAAGTGATTACGCTGGCGGTGTTTGTCCCATTTGCAGTTTTTTATATGCAGCAGCCCATGAAGCTGGATTTTCTATGGGCAGGGTTGTGTTTGATGGGCGCGGTTTATTTTATGTTTAGGGCGTAA
- a CDS encoding TIGR03862 family flavoprotein, translating to MTQSSYIAKSPKVAIIGGGPAGLMAAETLSLAGIHVDLYDAMPSVGRKFLMAGKGGMNITHSEAAAQFLSRYGTRQAQIAPLLDTMSPQTLREWIHELGIDTFVGSSGRVFPTDMKAAPLLRAWLHRLREAGVSFHMRHRWTGWDSGKLKFNTPDGTTSSEADAVVFALGGGSWARLGSDGAWANVFSEHGIAVSPLKPANCGFHTNWSEHFISRFAGVPLKTIAISMQDEHAASQHKQGECMITEHGIEGSLIYALSAHIRNTIEAKGEATVHLDLLPDRPLAQVFADVSHPRGSRSLSSHLQSRLGIKGIKAGLLRELVSAQDYANPVKLSHAIKALPLKLSSTRPIDEAISSAGGVDFAGLDAHLMLKAMPGVFCAGEMLDWEAPTGGYLLTACFASGRSAGLGVIDWLKAHQ from the coding sequence TTGACCCAATCATCCTACATTGCCAAATCGCCTAAAGTTGCCATCATTGGCGGCGGCCCTGCTGGGCTAATGGCGGCAGAAACTTTAAGCCTCGCGGGTATCCACGTAGATCTATACGATGCCATGCCTAGCGTAGGCCGCAAGTTTCTGATGGCAGGTAAAGGTGGCATGAACATCACCCATTCTGAGGCGGCAGCGCAGTTTCTCTCACGCTATGGCACGCGCCAAGCACAGATTGCCCCTTTGCTCGACACCATGAGCCCGCAGACACTACGTGAGTGGATACACGAATTAGGCATAGATACTTTTGTTGGCTCTTCTGGCCGCGTATTCCCGACCGATATGAAGGCCGCGCCATTATTACGCGCTTGGCTGCATCGCTTACGTGAGGCTGGGGTGAGCTTCCATATGCGCCACCGCTGGACCGGCTGGGACAGTGGCAAACTAAAATTCAATACACCAGATGGAACTACCTCTTCAGAAGCAGATGCGGTTGTGTTCGCACTAGGTGGAGGCAGTTGGGCGAGATTAGGTTCAGATGGGGCTTGGGCAAACGTATTTAGCGAGCATGGCATCGCCGTTTCCCCGTTAAAACCAGCTAATTGCGGCTTTCATACCAATTGGAGCGAACACTTTATCTCCCGCTTTGCCGGAGTCCCGCTAAAAACTATTGCCATCTCCATGCAGGATGAACACGCAGCAAGCCAACACAAACAAGGCGAGTGCATGATTACCGAGCACGGTATCGAAGGAAGCTTGATTTATGCGCTTTCAGCCCATATCCGTAACACGATAGAGGCTAAAGGTGAAGCAACCGTACACTTGGACCTGCTGCCGGACAGACCGTTGGCACAAGTGTTTGCCGATGTCAGCCACCCGCGCGGCTCACGTTCGCTATCCAGCCACCTGCAGAGTCGGCTTGGCATCAAAGGTATTAAGGCTGGCTTATTGCGAGAGCTAGTCTCCGCTCAAGACTATGCCAATCCAGTTAAACTCAGCCATGCCATTAAAGCGTTACCGCTTAAGCTAAGCTCGACACGTCCGATTGATGAGGCCATTAGCAGCGCTGGTGGGGTAGATTTTGCAGGATTAGATGCTCACCTGATGCTCAAGGCCATGCCTGGCGTATTCTGTGCTGGGGAAATGCTGGACTGGGAGGCGCCAACTGGCGGCTACTTGCTTACAGCGTGCTTTGCATCCGGCCGCAGCGCTGGCTTAGGGGTAATCGACTGGCTAAAGGCTCATCAGTAA
- the feoB gene encoding ferrous iron transport protein B, with protein MKRIALLGMPNTGKSTLFNRISGASARVGNWPGITVDLLSAKILLGGNIVELIDLPGIYDLHGFSEDEQVVRHFITNNPVNLLVVLLNSTQIDRQLSLLLQIKKLGFPIVLALNMADEAKRAGITIDADGLSQTLGLPVIQISAKYGDGLPKALAAATAIINQQDTTTNPQSISLLLKEEHDIETEMHALVEQHVDIPVTLTDDLTDKIDKVLLHKWLGLPLFFAAMFLLFQFIFAVGAPIQDGLAWLLDQLRTDLLNPLFANAPTWLSGLMLDGIYNGVATVAAFVPIIILFFLVMSMVEDSGYLSRAAFLMDAIMAKMGLDGRSFVMMLMGFGCNVPAIMGTRIMRSRSMRLLTMLVIPLSLCSARMQVFIFMIAALFSPSHAPLVLFSLYVMSFFTMFLTALLFQNQYKNTEPFILELPPYRFPTPRQIVLRGWHEVKHFLNRASKFIVLGVVLVWLLTNFPSNVAPASIDTYAGQIGVFFTPILDPIGINHELAIALIFGFVAKEIVVGALAVIYGLQGDALMAQMATQIDWVQALSFMLFTLIYTPCLSTIATIRNESKSSAFMWLSIVWSLGLAWVISFIFYQSARLLGY; from the coding sequence ATGAAGCGTATTGCGTTACTCGGTATGCCAAATACTGGAAAATCCACGCTATTCAATCGCATTAGCGGTGCCTCTGCGCGCGTAGGTAACTGGCCTGGAATTACGGTCGATTTGCTCAGTGCAAAAATATTACTCGGCGGCAATATTGTAGAGCTGATTGATTTACCAGGTATTTACGACCTGCATGGTTTTTCAGAGGATGAACAAGTCGTTAGACACTTCATCACCAACAACCCTGTCAATTTACTGGTGGTATTACTCAACAGTACACAAATTGACCGCCAACTATCCCTGCTACTGCAAATTAAAAAGCTAGGCTTCCCAATTGTGCTGGCGCTCAACATGGCTGACGAAGCAAAGCGCGCCGGCATCACCATTGACGCAGACGGCTTAAGCCAAACCTTAGGCTTGCCAGTGATTCAGATTAGCGCAAAATATGGCGATGGCTTACCAAAAGCATTAGCCGCTGCGACCGCTATTATCAATCAGCAAGATACCACCACCAACCCGCAAAGCATAAGCCTGCTCCTCAAAGAAGAGCATGATATTGAAACCGAAATGCATGCACTGGTTGAACAGCATGTGGATATTCCGGTAACACTGACCGATGACCTTACCGATAAAATAGACAAGGTATTACTGCACAAATGGTTGGGGTTACCGCTGTTTTTTGCCGCCATGTTTTTGCTGTTTCAATTCATCTTTGCCGTAGGCGCCCCGATACAGGATGGCTTAGCCTGGCTACTAGACCAACTACGCACAGATTTGCTGAACCCGCTATTTGCCAACGCACCGACATGGCTCAGCGGACTCATGCTGGATGGTATTTATAATGGCGTAGCCACGGTTGCTGCATTTGTGCCGATTATTATTCTATTCTTCCTCGTCATGTCCATGGTAGAAGACAGCGGCTACCTATCACGTGCTGCGTTCTTGATGGATGCCATCATGGCAAAAATGGGGCTGGATGGGCGCAGCTTTGTCATGATGCTGATGGGTTTTGGCTGTAACGTACCGGCTATCATGGGTACACGTATTATGCGCTCACGTAGCATGCGCCTGCTGACCATGCTGGTGATCCCGCTGTCATTGTGCTCAGCTAGGATGCAAGTGTTTATTTTTATGATTGCGGCGCTATTTAGCCCTAGCCATGCACCGTTAGTCTTGTTCTCGCTATACGTGATGAGTTTCTTCACTATGTTTTTAACTGCGCTTTTATTTCAAAACCAATATAAAAACACCGAGCCTTTTATTCTAGAGCTGCCGCCGTACCGCTTCCCTACCCCGCGTCAGATCGTGCTGCGTGGCTGGCATGAAGTAAAACACTTTTTAAACCGCGCCAGCAAGTTCATTGTACTAGGCGTAGTATTGGTATGGCTGTTAACTAACTTCCCAAGCAATGTGGCACCTGCCAGTATCGACACCTATGCTGGACAAATCGGCGTGTTCTTCACACCGATACTTGACCCTATCGGCATTAATCATGAGCTGGCGATTGCCTTAATTTTCGGCTTTGTTGCGAAAGAAATTGTGGTGGGTGCACTAGCGGTGATTTATGGCCTGCAAGGCGACGCACTGATGGCGCAAATGGCCACGCAAATCGACTGGGTACAAGCCTTGAGCTTTATGCTGTTCACTCTGATTTACACGCCATGCCTGTCTACGATTGCCACGATCAGAAATGAATCCAAAAGCTCAGCCTTTATGTGGCTTTCGATTGTATGGTCTTTAGGCTTAGCATGGGTGATCAGCTTTATCTTCTACCAAAGCGCGCGCTTGCTCGGCTACTAA
- a CDS encoding FeoA family protein, with amino-acid sequence MQFLSQLKAGQRAVISAIEAEDTLFHRLTALGFRVGKPLSIMRRASFNGPIHVRLGTTDVILRVTEADRIQINAI; translated from the coding sequence ATGCAATTTTTGTCACAATTAAAAGCTGGTCAACGTGCGGTGATCTCCGCAATCGAAGCTGAAGACACCCTGTTCCATCGCCTCACCGCGCTGGGGTTTCGTGTTGGCAAGCCACTCAGCATTATGCGTCGCGCCAGCTTTAATGGCCCGATACATGTGCGTCTTGGCACTACAGATGTCATTCTGCGCGTCACTGAAGCTGACCGCATTCAAATCAACGCAATATAA
- a CDS encoding peptidylprolyl isomerase has protein sequence MKLIQTLIAVAVLSMTPSAFAADALATVNGKPVKQSLYDVIVKDVTANGQKIDANTKAAIIDELVSSELVYQEAQRLGLDKQADYVAREELGSRKLLTSMFLQDYVKKHPVSDADTKAAYEKYKTAYGDKEYSARHILVKTEAEAKDIIAQLGKGGDFAKIAKEKSLDPGSKEKGGDLGWFSPATMVKPFSDVVANLQKGATSASPVQTQFGWHVIKLVDTRPAQPLPYEKLKDGIQKNLQQHNLEKLMSDLRAKAKIDISK, from the coding sequence ATGAAATTAATACAAACATTAATTGCCGTTGCTGTTTTATCGATGACTCCATCAGCATTTGCCGCTGATGCGCTAGCAACAGTGAACGGCAAGCCAGTAAAACAATCACTCTATGACGTAATCGTTAAAGACGTGACTGCAAACGGCCAAAAGATTGATGCCAACACTAAAGCTGCAATTATTGATGAGCTGGTCAGTTCTGAGCTGGTATACCAAGAAGCGCAAAGATTAGGCTTGGATAAACAAGCTGATTACGTTGCACGTGAAGAACTAGGCAGCCGCAAGCTGTTGACCAGCATGTTTCTGCAAGACTACGTGAAAAAACATCCGGTTTCTGATGCAGATACCAAAGCTGCTTACGAGAAATATAAAACGGCTTATGGCGACAAAGAATACAGCGCGCGCCATATTTTAGTTAAAACGGAAGCAGAAGCTAAAGATATCATTGCCCAGCTAGGCAAAGGTGGCGATTTTGCCAAAATTGCCAAAGAAAAATCATTAGACCCAGGTTCTAAAGAAAAAGGCGGCGACTTAGGCTGGTTCTCACCTGCAACCATGGTAAAACCATTTAGCGATGTAGTGGCAAACTTACAAAAAGGCGCAACATCAGCCAGCCCAGTGCAAACACAATTTGGCTGGCACGTAATTAAGCTGGTAGATACCCGCCCGGCTCAGCCATTACCTTACGAAAAACTAAAAGATGGCATACAAAAAAACCTGCAACAACATAACCTAGAAAAACTCATGAGCGATTTACGCGCAAAAGCAAAAATCGACATCAGTAAGTAA
- a CDS encoding BolA family protein, whose protein sequence is MIDQIKIRLQALEPTTLDLIDESALHAGHQGNGGGGHYKLDITSSHFCGKSQIMRHRLVYQVLADLIPHKIHALSIHAIATDEV, encoded by the coding sequence ATGATTGATCAAATCAAAATACGCTTGCAGGCACTGGAGCCTACCACGTTGGATTTAATAGACGAAAGCGCACTACATGCCGGCCACCAAGGCAATGGCGGCGGCGGGCATTACAAGCTCGACATCACCAGCTCGCATTTTTGCGGCAAATCACAGATAATGCGTCATCGCCTTGTGTATCAGGTGCTCGCAGATTTAATACCACATAAGATTCATGCGCTTAGTATTCATGCAATTGCAACAGATGAAGTTTAA
- a CDS encoding YciI family protein produces the protein MWYAIVAEDTPNSLEKRLAARPEHLSRLQDLQNTGRLLLAGPFPSIDSNDPGPAGFSGSLIVAEFTSLEEATAWANQDPFVTAGVYHHVTVKPFRKTLP, from the coding sequence ATGTGGTACGCCATCGTTGCCGAAGACACCCCTAACAGCCTTGAAAAGCGCTTAGCAGCGCGCCCTGAGCATTTGAGCCGCTTGCAAGATTTACAAAATACAGGCCGTCTGTTGCTGGCGGGTCCCTTCCCTAGTATTGACAGTAACGACCCTGGTCCGGCTGGCTTTTCAGGCAGTTTAATTGTGGCTGAATTTACCAGCTTGGAGGAAGCCACTGCTTGGGCCAACCAAGATCCATTCGTCACTGCTGGTGTTTATCATCACGTCACAGTGAAACCTTTTAGAAAAACACTACCCTAA
- a CDS encoding septation protein A, translated as MKFLFDLFPVILFFIAFKFFGIFTATAVAIIATIAQIVYVKIKHGVVEKMLLLSGIIITVFGGATLLLKDPTFIQWKPSILYWLFAAGLLGSQLFFKKNPMRSLMEKQIKLPDNVWSALNVAWALLFTALGFINLYVAFNYSQDTWVNFKLFGITGIMFGFIILQTIMISKYLPKEDDKGDAK; from the coding sequence ATGAAGTTTCTGTTTGATTTATTCCCCGTAATTTTATTTTTTATCGCTTTCAAATTTTTTGGAATTTTCACCGCCACCGCGGTGGCAATCATCGCGACCATCGCACAAATCGTTTATGTCAAAATCAAACATGGCGTAGTTGAAAAAATGCTGTTGCTCAGCGGCATCATCATCACCGTATTTGGCGGCGCCACCTTGCTGCTAAAAGACCCGACCTTTATCCAATGGAAACCCAGCATTTTGTACTGGCTGTTTGCTGCGGGTTTACTAGGCTCCCAGCTCTTTTTCAAAAAGAACCCGATGCGCAGCTTGATGGAGAAGCAGATTAAATTGCCAGATAACGTTTGGTCTGCCCTCAATGTCGCTTGGGCGTTACTCTTTACCGCGCTAGGTTTTATCAACCTGTATGTGGCGTTTAATTACTCGCAAGACACTTGGGTAAACTTCAAGCTATTCGGCATTACCGGCATTATGTTTGGCTTTATTATTTTGCAAACCATTATGATCAGCAAGTATTTACCCAAAGAAGACGATAAAGGAGATGCAAAATAA
- a CDS encoding 3',5'-nucleoside bisphosphate phosphatase, with protein sequence MTNGLMIDLHSHSNISDGLLSPTELVAHAAQHGVSVLALTDHDDISGLSEARQAAALHGIQLINGVEISVTWKKRTLHVVGLNVDVENEALKTGLAAVRQGRLERAKQMAAGLEKSGILGSFEWASAYAGQSILTRMHFARFLVERQYAKDTKAVFKKYLVKGKPGFVDHQWMDLESAVSLIVNSGGEAVLAHPGRYDIRRTNMLLLLEEFRALGGTAIEVVTGSHTGAQYVEYAKYAQLFGLKASQGSDYHGKGISFMEMGRLPALPGNCVPVWQDWPHVQLPSDCSQ encoded by the coding sequence ATGACCAATGGTTTAATGATAGATTTACATTCACACTCCAATATTTCTGATGGTTTGCTTTCTCCCACTGAGTTGGTCGCGCATGCGGCACAGCATGGGGTGAGTGTACTCGCGCTGACCGACCACGATGATATAAGCGGCTTGTCGGAAGCGCGACAGGCGGCAGCGTTGCACGGTATTCAGTTAATCAATGGTGTGGAAATTTCAGTGACCTGGAAAAAGCGTACCCTGCATGTCGTTGGTTTAAACGTGGATGTGGAGAATGAAGCGCTCAAGACCGGTTTGGCTGCGGTGCGCCAAGGCCGTCTGGAGCGTGCCAAACAGATGGCGGCAGGCTTGGAAAAATCCGGCATCCTTGGCAGTTTTGAGTGGGCCTCTGCCTACGCGGGACAGAGCATACTGACACGTATGCACTTTGCCCGCTTTCTGGTGGAGCGTCAGTATGCCAAAGACACCAAAGCGGTATTCAAAAAGTATTTAGTCAAAGGTAAGCCTGGCTTCGTAGACCACCAGTGGATGGACTTGGAGTCTGCAGTGAGCCTGATTGTAAACAGCGGCGGTGAAGCGGTGTTGGCACACCCAGGACGTTATGACATACGCCGCACCAATATGTTGCTGCTGCTGGAGGAATTTAGGGCCTTGGGCGGCACGGCGATAGAGGTAGTGACGGGTAGTCATACCGGTGCACAGTATGTTGAATATGCAAAATATGCACAATTATTTGGTTTAAAAGCATCACAAGGGTCTGATTACCATGGTAAAGGTATCAGCTTTATGGAAATGGGGCGGTTGCCTGCGCTGCCTGGCAATTGTGTTCCCGTGTGGCAAGATTGGCCGCATGTACAGTTACCATCGGATTGCTCGCAATAA
- a CDS encoding L-threonylcarbamoyladenylate synthase, with protein MSQFFNINLSNPQPRLIVQTADILRKGGVIVYPTDSGYALGCMLGHADAQARIRQIRGVDDKHLFSLMCRNLSELGNYAVVSNSQFRLLKANTPGAYTFILNATREVPRKLQHPKRSTIGIRVPQHSVVQALLEAIDTPMLSMTFSLPDDEDVSLMEPWAMRERLERVVDLVIEVEHCEAGATTVIDLTDETPVLVREGLGDLSPFSF; from the coding sequence ATGTCACAGTTTTTTAATATTAATCTGAGTAATCCTCAGCCACGTTTGATTGTACAAACCGCAGATATTTTACGTAAGGGCGGTGTGATTGTTTACCCTACAGATTCAGGCTATGCCTTGGGCTGCATGCTGGGGCATGCGGATGCACAGGCACGTATTCGCCAGATACGCGGGGTAGATGATAAACATTTGTTCAGTTTGATGTGTCGTAACCTGAGTGAGCTAGGTAATTATGCGGTAGTAAGTAATAGCCAGTTTCGTTTGCTGAAGGCGAACACGCCGGGTGCTTATACCTTTATCTTAAACGCAACGCGCGAAGTGCCGCGTAAATTGCAGCATCCTAAACGCAGTACCATTGGTATCCGCGTGCCGCAGCACTCCGTGGTGCAGGCACTGTTAGAGGCAATTGATACGCCGATGCTGAGTATGACCTTTAGCCTACCTGATGATGAAGATGTATCGCTGATGGAGCCTTGGGCAATGCGCGAACGCTTGGAGCGCGTGGTAGATTTGGTGATAGAAGTGGAGCATTGTGAGGCAGGAGCAACCACGGTGATTGATTTAACCGATGAAACGCCGGTGCTGGTACGTGAAGGCTTAGGTGATTTAAGCCCGTTCTCTTTTTAA
- a CDS encoding site-2 protease family protein, whose amino-acid sequence MELTIIQKIAVYALPVIFAITVHEAAHGYVAKYFGDMTAFNAGRITLNPLKHIDPFGTVLLPALTIMLGGILFGWAKPVPVDFGRLRNPKKDMLWVAAAGPASNFVMAVFWVLALKYAAFAPDAVAYPVSLMAEAGIKINLVLMVLNLLPLPPLDGGRIAVSLLPYRLARSFARIEPYGFVILIVLLFTGVLGKILQPLMSIVGGLLSNLL is encoded by the coding sequence ATGGAACTGACAATCATACAAAAAATAGCGGTTTATGCCTTGCCGGTGATTTTTGCTATCACGGTGCATGAGGCCGCACACGGTTATGTGGCAAAGTATTTTGGCGACATGACCGCGTTTAATGCCGGGCGCATCACACTTAACCCTTTGAAGCATATTGATCCGTTTGGTACGGTGTTGCTGCCAGCGTTGACCATTATGCTGGGTGGTATTTTATTCGGCTGGGCTAAGCCGGTACCGGTGGATTTTGGGCGCTTGCGTAACCCTAAAAAAGACATGCTGTGGGTAGCCGCGGCTGGGCCTGCATCCAACTTTGTCATGGCCGTGTTCTGGGTGCTGGCACTTAAATATGCGGCGTTCGCCCCTGATGCGGTTGCTTACCCGGTATCGCTGATGGCAGAGGCCGGCATCAAAATCAATCTGGTGCTCATGGTGCTTAACTTATTGCCATTGCCGCCATTGGATGGCGGGCGTATAGCGGTGAGTTTGCTGCCGTATCGTTTGGCACGCTCCTTTGCCAGAATTGAACCATATGGTTTCGTGATTTTAATCGTACTTTTATTTACCGGCGTGTTGGGTAAGATCCTACAGCCATTAATGAGTATAGTGGGCGGCTTACTGAGCAATCTTTTGTAA
- a CDS encoding tryptophan--tRNA ligase: MAIERVLSGMRPTGNLHLGHYNGVLKNWIRLQHEHECLFFVADWHALTTHYDTPEVIEESVWEMVIDWLAAGVDPASATIFIQSRVPEHAELHTLLSMITPLSWLERVPTYKDQQEKLSSKDLSTYGFLGYPLLQSADILIYKATQVPVGEDQIPHIEFTREIARRFNHIYGKEKGFEEKAEAAIKKLGSKRGSLYQEMRTAYQQSGDEEALETARAMIQEQQGMSMGDKERLLGYLEGGGKMILIEPDYKLTPASKMPGLDGQKMSKSYNNTISLREDVDSVAKKIKTMPTDPARIRRTDPGDPAKCPVWQLHEIYSDKSTQDWVQAGCRGASIGCIECKTPVIEGVLKELKPIQERAAQYAEDPTLVKNIVADGCERARKLARETMRDVRDAMGLNYS; encoded by the coding sequence ATGGCAATAGAACGCGTTTTATCGGGCATGCGCCCTACCGGCAATCTGCATTTGGGGCACTATAACGGTGTGTTGAAAAACTGGATTCGCTTGCAGCACGAGCATGAGTGCTTGTTTTTTGTAGCTGACTGGCATGCTTTGACTACGCATTACGATACGCCGGAAGTGATTGAAGAAAGCGTGTGGGAAATGGTGATTGACTGGTTAGCGGCTGGCGTAGATCCGGCAAGTGCGACCATTTTCATCCAATCTCGCGTGCCTGAGCATGCTGAGTTGCATACGCTGCTATCCATGATTACCCCGCTGAGTTGGCTAGAGCGCGTGCCAACCTATAAAGACCAGCAAGAAAAACTCTCAAGTAAAGACTTATCTACCTATGGCTTTTTAGGTTATCCATTGCTGCAAAGTGCCGATATCTTAATCTACAAGGCAACCCAAGTGCCGGTGGGCGAAGACCAAATTCCACACATTGAATTTACACGTGAAATTGCACGCCGCTTTAACCATATTTACGGCAAAGAAAAAGGTTTTGAAGAAAAAGCTGAAGCCGCGATTAAAAAATTAGGCAGTAAGCGTGGCTCACTGTATCAGGAAATGCGCACCGCTTACCAACAAAGTGGTGATGAAGAGGCGCTGGAAACCGCGCGCGCCATGATTCAAGAGCAGCAAGGGATGAGCATGGGCGATAAAGAGCGTTTGCTTGGTTACCTTGAAGGCGGCGGCAAAATGATTTTGATTGAGCCTGACTACAAACTGACCCCGGCCTCTAAAATGCCGGGTCTAGATGGCCAGAAAATGTCTAAATCCTACAACAACACCATTTCATTGCGTGAAGATGTAGATAGCGTGGCTAAGAAAATCAAAACCATGCCGACAGATCCTGCACGTATCCGCCGCACCGACCCGGGTGACCCGGCAAAGTGCCCTGTATGGCAATTGCATGAAATTTATTCAGACAAATCTACCCAGGATTGGGTGCAAGCTGGCTGTAGAGGTGCGAGCATCGGCTGTATTGAGTGCAAGACCCCTGTGATTGAAGGCGTGCTAAAAGAGCTGAAACCGATTCAAGAGCGTGCAGCGCAGTATGCGGAAGACCCAACGCTAGTGAAAAACATCGTCGCCGATGGCTGCGAGCGTGCAAGAAAGCTAGCACGTGAAACCATGCGTGATGTGCGTGATGCGATGGGGTTGAATTACAGCTAA
- a CDS encoding segregation and condensation protein A has protein sequence MEIETQRNAKIKGEAFTTLPKDLYIPPDALEVYLEAFEGPLDLLLYLIRKHNLDILDIPMADLTRQYVEYVEKMRAIKLELAADYLLMSAMLIEIKSRMLLPKPAELAEEDDPRAELVRRLMEYEAIKLAAQRLDEMPKVGDGISVASAYFEQISLVKPPEVSLDDLTEAWRNVLKRASHFQYHKVGRAELSVREHMSLILRRLQSARMLEFTELFDIAHDGIPKLVVCFLAILELAREGLLRITQQQAFSPIYVQINSDE, from the coding sequence ATGGAGATAGAAACTCAGCGCAATGCAAAGATTAAGGGCGAAGCGTTTACAACGCTCCCCAAAGATCTATATATCCCGCCCGATGCGCTGGAGGTTTACCTAGAGGCCTTTGAAGGCCCGCTGGATTTATTGCTGTATTTAATCCGTAAGCACAATCTAGATATTCTGGATATTCCGATGGCGGATTTAACCCGTCAGTACGTGGAGTATGTAGAAAAAATGCGAGCCATCAAGTTGGAGTTGGCGGCGGATTATCTCTTGATGTCGGCGATGCTGATTGAAATTAAATCACGCATGCTATTACCTAAACCAGCAGAACTCGCAGAGGAAGACGACCCGCGTGCGGAACTGGTGCGGCGCCTGATGGAGTATGAAGCAATAAAACTCGCGGCACAGCGCCTAGATGAAATGCCGAAGGTCGGCGATGGCATTAGTGTTGCCAGCGCTTATTTTGAACAAATCAGTTTGGTAAAACCACCCGAGGTCAGCTTGGATGACTTGACTGAGGCTTGGCGCAATGTGCTAAAGCGCGCTAGCCATTTCCAGTATCATAAAGTAGGGCGCGCCGAGCTTTCGGTGCGTGAGCACATGAGCCTGATTTTACGGCGCTTGCAATCCGCGCGCATGCTAGAGTTTACCGAACTATTTGATATCGCCCATGATGGTATTCCCAAGTTAGTCGTGTGTTTTCTCGCTATTCTGGAGCTTGCACGCGAAGGTTTATTACGCATAACGCAGCAGCAGGCTTTTTCACCGATATATGTACAAATAAACAGCGATGAGTGA